In Helicobacter pylori, a single genomic region encodes these proteins:
- a CDS encoding phenylalanine--tRNA ligase subunit alpha yields MHTLIERLEKVTNSKELEEARLNALGKKGVFADKFNQLKHLNGEEKNAFAKEIHHYKQAFEKAFELKKKAILEFELEERLKKEKIDVSLFNAIKTSSSHPLNHTKNKIIEFFTPLGYKLEIGSLVEDDFHNFSALNLPPYHPARDMQDTFYFKDHKLLRTHTSPVQIHTMQEQTPPIKMICLGETFRRDYDLTHTPMFHQIEGLVVDQKGNIRFTHLKGVIEDFLHYFFGGVQLRWRSSFFPFTEPSAEVDISCVFCKQEGCRVCSHTGWLEVLGCGMVNNAVFEAIGYENVSGFAFGMGIERLAMLTCQINDLRSFFETDLRVLESF; encoded by the coding sequence TTGCACACCTTAATAGAGCGATTAGAAAAGGTTACTAATAGCAAAGAGTTAGAAGAAGCACGCTTGAACGCTTTGGGTAAAAAGGGGGTTTTTGCGGATAAATTCAACCAACTCAAACATCTAAACGGCGAAGAAAAAAACGCCTTTGCTAAAGAAATCCACCATTATAAACAAGCGTTTGAAAAGGCCTTTGAATTGAAAAAAAAGGCGATTTTAGAGTTTGAATTAGAAGAACGCTTGAAAAAAGAAAAAATTGATGTGAGTTTGTTTAACGCTATTAAAACAAGCTCTTCTCACCCTTTAAATCACACTAAAAATAAAATCATTGAATTTTTTACCCCATTAGGATACAAGCTTGAAATCGGCTCTTTGGTGGAAGATGATTTCCATAATTTCAGCGCTTTAAACTTGCCCCCTTACCATCCTGCAAGGGACATGCAAGACACTTTCTATTTTAAAGATCACAAGCTTTTAAGGACCCACACTTCGCCCGTTCAAATCCACACCATGCAAGAACAAACCCCACCCATTAAGATGATTTGTTTGGGCGAAACCTTTAGGCGCGATTATGATTTGACCCACACGCCCATGTTCCATCAAATTGAAGGGCTTGTCGTGGATCAAAAAGGGAATATCCGTTTCACGCACTTAAAAGGCGTGATCGAAGACTTTTTGCATTATTTCTTTGGCGGCGTGCAATTAAGGTGGCGCTCTAGCTTTTTCCCTTTCACAGAGCCAAGCGCTGAAGTGGATATTAGTTGCGTCTTTTGCAAGCAAGAAGGCTGTAGGGTTTGCTCGCACACAGGCTGGCTAGAAGTGTTAGGCTGTGGCATGGTCAATAATGCGGTGTTTGAAGCCATAGGGTATGAGAATGTGAGCGGGTTTGCTTTTGGCATGGGGATTGAAAGATTGGCCATGCTGACTTGCCAGATCAATGATTTGCGCAGTTTCTTTGAAACTGATTTGAGGGTGTTGGAGAGCTTTTAA
- a CDS encoding aminotransferase class V-fold PLP-dependent enzyme encodes MQAFLNRSFAPLLNPNESPLEQVKSSIILKKGVSYFDWGASGLASVLVEKRVKSLLPYYANAHSVASKHAILMGMLLKECQEKLKRSLNLSTNHCVLSAGYGASSAIKKFQEILGVCIPSKTKKNLEPYLKDMALKRVIVGPYEHHSNEISWREGLCEVVRIPLNEHGLLDLEILEQTLKKSPNSLVSISAASNVTGLLTPLKEVSSLCKKYKVALALDLANFSAHANPKDCEYQTGFYAPHKLLGGIGGCGLLGISKDLIDTQIAPSFSAGGVIKYANCTRHEFIDELPLREEFGTPGLLQFYRSTLAYQLRDECGLDFIHKKENNLLRVLMHGLKDLPAINIYGNLTASRVGVVAFNIGGISPYDLARVLSYEYAIETRAGCSCAGPYGHDLLNLNAQKSSDFNAKPGWLRVSLHFTHSINDIDYLLDSLKKAVKKLR; translated from the coding sequence GTGCAAGCGTTTTTAAACAGGAGTTTTGCTCCCTTACTCAATCCTAATGAAAGTCCTTTAGAGCAAGTTAAATCCAGTATTATCTTAAAAAAAGGGGTGTCTTATTTTGACTGGGGGGCTTCAGGTTTAGCGAGCGTTTTAGTGGAAAAGCGCGTGAAATCTTTACTGCCTTATTATGCGAACGCTCATTCTGTCGCTTCTAAACATGCGATTTTAATGGGCATGCTTTTAAAAGAGTGCCAAGAAAAGTTGAAGCGTTCTTTAAATTTGAGCACTAATCATTGCGTCTTGAGTGCGGGGTATGGGGCGAGTTCAGCGATTAAGAAATTTCAAGAAATTTTAGGGGTGTGTATCCCTTCAAAAACGAAGAAAAATTTAGAGCCGTATTTGAAAGATATGGCTTTAAAGCGTGTGATTGTAGGGCCTTATGAGCATCATTCTAATGAGATTAGCTGGCGTGAAGGCTTGTGTGAGGTGGTGCGTATCCCTTTGAATGAACATGGTTTATTGGATTTAGAAATTTTAGAGCAAACTTTAAAAAAATCCCCTAACAGCTTGGTTTCTATAAGTGCGGCTTCTAATGTAACCGGACTGCTTACGCCCTTAAAAGAAGTTTCATCATTGTGTAAGAAATATAAGGTCGCTTTGGCTTTGGATTTAGCGAATTTTAGCGCGCATGCTAACCCTAAAGATTGCGAATACCAAACCGGTTTTTATGCGCCTCATAAGCTTTTAGGGGGTATTGGAGGGTGCGGTCTTTTAGGCATTTCTAAAGATTTGATTGACACTCAAATCGCCCCGAGTTTTAGTGCAGGGGGCGTGATTAAATACGCTAATTGCACACGGCATGAATTTATTGATGAATTGCCTTTGAGGGAGGAGTTTGGCACGCCAGGATTGTTGCAATTTTACAGGAGCACTCTAGCGTATCAATTAAGAGATGAATGCGGTTTGGATTTTATCCATAAAAAAGAAAACAACCTTTTAAGAGTGCTAATGCATGGCTTAAAAGACTTGCCCGCTATTAATATTTATGGGAATTTAACAGCGAGTCGTGTGGGGGTAGTGGCTTTTAATATTGGAGGGATTTCGCCCTATGATTTAGCGAGAGTTTTAAGCTATGAATACGCTATTGAGACCCGGGCAGGTTGCTCTTGCGCGGGGCCTTATGGGCATGATTTATTGAATCTTAACGCTCAAAAGTCAAGCGATTTTAACGCTAAACCTGGATGGCTTAGAGTGAGTTTGCACTTCACGCATTCCATAAACGATATTGATTATTTGCTAGACAGCTTGAAAAAAGCGGTTAAAAAATTGCGTTAA
- a CDS encoding histidine triad nucleotide-binding protein: MNVFEKIIQGEIPCSKILENENFLSFYDINPKAKVHALVIPKQSIQDFNGITPELMAQMTSFIFEVVEKLGIKEKGYKLLTNVGKNAGQEVMHLHFHILSEDMH; this comes from the coding sequence ATGAATGTGTTTGAAAAAATAATCCAAGGCGAAATCCCTTGTTCTAAGATTTTAGAAAACGAGAATTTTTTATCCTTTTATGACATTAACCCTAAAGCTAAAGTGCATGCGTTAGTGATCCCCAAACAAAGCATTCAGGATTTTAATGGCATCACCCCAGAGCTTATGGCTCAAATGACAAGCTTTATTTTTGAAGTGGTGGAAAAATTAGGCATCAAAGAGAAGGGTTACAAGCTTTTAACCAATGTGGGTAAAAACGCCGGGCAAGAGGTGATGCATTTGCATTTTCATATTTTAAGCGAGGATATGCATTAA
- a CDS encoding DUF3972 domain-containing protein encodes MDILDLNKVQAVQQNEREAEDKEKESKEPVVLEDLSALAWLELEEFSRLSGLPKERILELVNLGKIKSKISHNKLLIDASSGTNALIKKVENNLISMDMNGRSLEPVFVEKTINTILNLHDKVIGAKDETISAFKNENMFLKDALISMQEVYEEDKKTIDLLRDELNQAREEIEFMKRKYRLMWGKVADMSSVNKK; translated from the coding sequence TTGGATATTTTAGATTTGAACAAAGTGCAAGCGGTGCAACAAAATGAGCGAGAGGCAGAGGATAAAGAAAAAGAGTCTAAAGAGCCGGTGGTTTTAGAAGATTTGAGCGCTTTAGCATGGCTTGAATTAGAAGAGTTTAGCCGCCTTTCAGGGCTTCCTAAAGAAAGGATTTTAGAATTAGTCAATCTTGGTAAAATCAAAAGCAAAATAAGCCACAACAAGCTTTTAATTGACGCGAGCAGCGGGACAAACGCTCTAATCAAAAAGGTAGAAAACAATTTGATTTCTATGGATATGAACGGGCGTTCTTTAGAGCCTGTGTTTGTGGAAAAGACCATTAACACGATTTTAAACTTGCATGATAAAGTCATTGGCGCTAAAGATGAAACGATTTCAGCCTTTAAAAATGAAAACATGTTTTTAAAAGACGCTTTAATCTCTATGCAAGAAGTTTATGAAGAAGATAAAAAAACCATTGATCTTTTGCGAGATGAACTCAATCAAGCGAGAGAAGAAATTGAATTTATGAAGAGGAAATACCGCTTAATGTGGGGGAAAGTCGCTGACATGAGCAGCGTGAATAAAAAGTAG
- a CDS encoding class I SAM-dependent methyltransferase: MISKFLLKSMFKQWKNGDYQVVFWDNSVYRNGEHSPKFTLKIHRPLKFSDIKKDMSLTIAEAYMDGVIDIEGSMDEVMHSLYLQTNYEHLHKHDNAKAIQKPIKESSNISKHYDLGNDFYSIWLDETLSYSCAYFKKDDDTLHAAQLQKLDHTLKKLHLKPGEKLLDIGCGWGYLSIKAAQEYGAEVMGITISSEQYKQANKRVQELGLEDKVTIKLLNYQDLDGRLYRFDKVVSVGMFEHVGKDNLPFYFKKVKEVLKTGGMFLLHSILCCFEGKTNAWVDKYIFPGGYLPSLREVMSVMSECDFHLLMAESLRIHYAKTLDIWRDNFNHNLDKVKRLGYDERFIRMWDLYLRTCASAFRVGSADLFQLLLTNSVDNTFPLTKEYIYQ, encoded by the coding sequence ATGATTTCAAAATTTTTGCTCAAAAGCATGTTCAAGCAGTGGAAAAACGGCGATTATCAGGTCGTTTTTTGGGATAATAGCGTTTATAGGAATGGCGAACATTCGCCTAAATTCACCCTTAAAATCCATCGTCCCCTGAAATTTAGCGATATTAAAAAAGACATGTCTTTAACGATCGCTGAGGCTTATATGGACGGCGTGATTGATATTGAAGGCTCTATGGATGAGGTGATGCATTCTTTGTATTTGCAAACCAATTATGAGCATTTGCACAAACATGACAACGCTAAAGCTATCCAAAAGCCCATCAAAGAAAGCTCCAACATTTCTAAACATTACGATCTAGGGAATGACTTTTATTCTATCTGGCTGGATGAAACCTTAAGTTATTCATGCGCGTATTTCAAAAAAGACGATGACACCCTCCATGCCGCCCAGCTCCAAAAATTAGATCACACTTTAAAGAAGCTCCACCTAAAGCCTGGCGAAAAACTGCTGGATATAGGCTGTGGTTGGGGCTATCTCTCCATAAAAGCCGCGCAAGAATACGGGGCGGAAGTGATGGGGATCACCATTTCTAGCGAGCAATACAAACAGGCTAACAAACGAGTCCAAGAGTTAGGGTTAGAGGATAAAGTAACGATCAAATTATTGAATTATCAGGATTTAGACGGGCGGTTGTACCGCTTTGATAAAGTGGTGAGCGTGGGCATGTTTGAGCATGTGGGTAAGGATAATTTGCCCTTTTATTTCAAAAAAGTTAAAGAAGTGTTGAAAACGGGCGGGATGTTTTTGCTCCACTCCATTTTATGCTGTTTTGAAGGCAAGACTAACGCATGGGTGGATAAATACATTTTTCCGGGTGGCTACTTGCCCTCTTTAAGAGAAGTGATGAGCGTGATGAGCGAATGCGACTTCCACTTGCTCATGGCTGAAAGCTTACGCATCCATTACGCCAAGACTTTAGACATTTGGCGAGACAACTTCAACCACAATCTAGATAAAGTGAAAAGACTCGGCTATGACGAAAGATTTATCCGCATGTGGGATCTGTATTTAAGGACTTGCGCATCGGCTTTCAGGGTGGGGAGCGCGGATTTATTCCAATTGCTTTTAACCAACAGCGTGGATAACACTTTCCCCTTAACCAAAGAATACATCTACCAATAA
- a CDS encoding 4-hydroxyphenylacetate catabolism regulator HpaA produces MKKGSLAIVLGSLLASGAFYTALADGMPAKQQHNNMGESVDLHFHYPIKGKQEPKNGHLVVLIDPKIEANKVIPENYQKEFEKSLFLQLSSFLERKGYSVSQFKDVSEIPQDIKEKALLVLRMDGNVAILEDIVEESDALSEERVIDMSSGYLNLNFVEPKSEDIIHSFGIDVSKIKAVIERVELRRTNSGGFVPKTFVHRIKETDHDQAIRKIMNQAYHKVMVQITKELSKKHMEHYEKVSSEMKKRK; encoded by the coding sequence ATGAAAAAAGGTAGTTTGGCAATCGTTTTAGGATCGTTACTAGCAAGTGGGGCGTTTTATACGGCTCTAGCTGATGGAATGCCTGCAAAGCAGCAGCATAATAATATGGGTGAGTCCGTGGATTTGCATTTCCACTATCCTATTAAAGGCAAGCAAGAGCCTAAAAACGGCCATTTAGTTGTCTTAATCGATCCTAAGATAGAGGCTAATAAAGTTATCCCTGAAAATTATCAAAAAGAGTTTGAGAAGTCTTTATTCCTCCAATTGAGCAGTTTTTTAGAGAGAAAAGGCTATAGCGTTTCGCAATTTAAAGATGTTAGTGAAATCCCTCAAGACATCAAAGAAAAAGCGTTGCTCGTTTTACGCATGGATGGGAATGTGGCTATCTTAGAAGATATTGTAGAAGAGAGCGATGCGCTTAGCGAAGAAAGAGTTATAGATATGTCTTCAGGGTATTTGAACTTGAATTTTGTTGAGCCAAAAAGTGAAGATATCATCCATAGTTTTGGTATTGATGTTTCAAAGATTAAGGCTGTGATTGAAAGAGTGGAATTGCGGCGCACCAATTCTGGAGGTTTTGTCCCCAAAACTTTTGTGCATAGGATTAAGGAAACCGACCATGACCAAGCCATTAGAAAAATCATGAATCAAGCTTATCACAAAGTGATGGTGCAGATCACCAAAGAGTTAAGCAAAAAACACATGGAACATTATGAAAAAGTTTCTAGTGAAATGAAAAAACGAAAGTAG
- a CDS encoding molybdopterin guanine dinucleotide-containing S/N-oxide reductase — translation MSISRRSILTKIPIALASANCLKAVGVFEKVESIPHATHFGPFIAKVQNGVIKDIIPQKSDYNPTMMLKAMADRVYSDSRVKYPCVRKSFLENKKNHKELRGREEFVRVSWDVALDLAAKKLKEIPKENIYNASYGGWGHAGSLHRCHHLAWRFFNTTLGGAIGTDGEYSNGAAARINPMIVGDMEVYSQQTTHEEMIKNCKVYVMWGADLFKCNRIDYFVPNHVNDGYYPKYKRAGIKFISIDPIYTETAQAFSAEWIPIRPNTDVALMLGMMYYLYTSNQYDKAFIAKYTDGFDKFLPYLLGESDNVPKTLEWASQITGVSAEKIKELADLFVSKRTFLAGNWAMQRAQYGEQPDWALIVLASMIGQVGLSGGGFGFSMHYGGNAQASSGARIVPMISQGHNSVKSVIPASRISEAILNPDKEIDFMGKKLKLPKIKMIYNCGADLLGHEADTNELIRALRTLDCVIVHEPWWTPTAKFADIVFASTSTMERDDITFGGSYSKNVVYAMRKVVEPVYESKDDYEIFRQLALRIGGNETEQKFTESKSYMEWIKGLYEKSDGPTLKSFDQFWRDGFVEFEIPENARKFVRHAKFRQDPINNKLDTESGKIQIFSQKCADFKLADFKGHPTWFEPAEWLGSKMAEIYPFHLISPHPKYRVNSQLDNTWVRNVYKIQGREPVMINELDANKLGIRHGEIVEVFNARGRLLAGAFVTKNIRQGVLSIQKGAWYDPEDERVRNPRCNGGHVNTLTSLRPTSSMTQAISANTALVNIRRLRRYELVKPYHSISTPSIIGA, via the coding sequence ATGTCCATTTCACGCAGAAGTATCCTAACAAAAATCCCAATCGCGCTCGCTAGCGCTAATTGTTTAAAAGCTGTTGGTGTTTTTGAAAAAGTAGAATCCATTCCGCATGCAACGCATTTTGGCCCCTTTATCGCAAAGGTTCAAAACGGAGTGATTAAAGATATTATCCCCCAAAAGAGCGATTATAACCCTACCATGATGTTAAAAGCGATGGCAGATAGGGTGTATTCAGATAGTAGGGTAAAGTATCCTTGCGTGCGTAAGAGCTTCTTAGAAAACAAAAAAAACCACAAAGAATTGCGCGGGAGAGAAGAGTTTGTGCGCGTGAGTTGGGATGTGGCACTGGATTTAGCGGCTAAAAAGCTTAAAGAAATCCCTAAAGAAAACATCTATAACGCCAGTTATGGTGGCTGGGGGCATGCGGGCAGCTTGCATCGTTGCCATCATTTAGCATGGCGTTTTTTTAACACGACTTTAGGGGGGGCTATTGGCACTGATGGGGAATATAGTAATGGCGCGGCTGCAAGAATAAACCCTATGATTGTAGGGGATATGGAAGTTTATTCGCAACAAACCACGCATGAAGAGATGATTAAAAATTGCAAGGTGTATGTCATGTGGGGGGCGGATTTATTCAAGTGCAACCGCATTGATTATTTTGTGCCAAACCATGTCAATGATGGCTACTACCCTAAATATAAAAGAGCTGGTATTAAATTCATTAGTATCGATCCCATTTATACCGAAACCGCTCAAGCCTTTAGCGCTGAATGGATACCCATTCGCCCTAATACTGATGTAGCGTTAATGCTAGGCATGATGTATTATCTTTATACGAGCAATCAATACGATAAAGCGTTTATCGCTAAATACACTGATGGCTTTGATAAATTCTTACCCTATTTGCTAGGAGAGAGTGATAATGTGCCTAAGACTTTGGAGTGGGCGTCTCAAATCACTGGAGTGAGCGCAGAAAAAATCAAAGAATTAGCGGATTTGTTTGTTTCTAAACGCACTTTTTTAGCGGGTAATTGGGCCATGCAAAGAGCTCAGTATGGCGAACAACCTGATTGGGCGTTAATTGTTTTAGCCAGCATGATTGGTCAAGTGGGTTTATCTGGTGGGGGCTTTGGCTTTTCTATGCATTATGGAGGAAACGCTCAAGCAAGCTCAGGAGCAAGAATTGTTCCGATGATTTCACAAGGGCATAATTCTGTAAAAAGCGTTATTCCAGCATCTAGAATTTCTGAAGCGATTTTGAATCCGGATAAAGAAATTGATTTTATGGGTAAAAAACTTAAATTACCTAAAATCAAAATGATCTACAATTGCGGGGCGGATTTATTAGGGCATGAAGCTGATACAAACGAGCTGATTCGCGCTTTAAGGACCTTAGATTGCGTGATCGTGCATGAGCCTTGGTGGACGCCTACGGCGAAATTTGCTGATATTGTCTTTGCTTCCACTAGCACTATGGAAAGAGATGATATTACTTTTGGAGGGAGTTATTCTAAGAATGTGGTTTATGCCATGCGTAAGGTGGTAGAGCCTGTTTATGAATCTAAAGACGATTATGAGATTTTCAGACAGCTTGCTTTGCGCATTGGGGGCAATGAAACAGAGCAGAAATTCACTGAATCTAAGAGTTACATGGAATGGATTAAGGGCCTTTATGAAAAAAGCGATGGCCCTACTTTGAAATCGTTTGATCAATTTTGGAGGGATGGCTTTGTGGAGTTTGAAATCCCTGAAAATGCGAGAAAGTTTGTGCGTCATGCGAAATTCAGGCAAGATCCTATTAACAATAAACTGGATACAGAGAGCGGGAAAATTCAAATTTTTTCTCAAAAGTGCGCGGATTTTAAACTGGCCGATTTTAAAGGGCATCCTACTTGGTTTGAGCCAGCTGAGTGGCTAGGCTCTAAAATGGCTGAGATTTATCCGTTCCATTTAATCTCTCCGCACCCAAAATACCGTGTCAATTCACAGCTTGATAACACTTGGGTTAGGAATGTGTATAAAATTCAAGGCAGAGAACCTGTAATGATCAACGAACTAGACGCTAATAAATTAGGCATTAGGCATGGTGAAATTGTGGAAGTGTTTAACGCTAGGGGGAGGTTGTTAGCAGGGGCGTTTGTAACTAAGAATATCCGTCAAGGGGTTTTGAGTATCCAAAAAGGGGCGTGGTATGACCCAGAAGATGAGAGGGTTAGAAACCCACGATGCAATGGAGGGCATGTGAATACGCTCACTTCTTTACGCCCCACAAGCAGCATGACACAAGCCATTTCAGCCAATACCGCCTTAGTCAATATCAGAAGACTTAGAAGGTATGAATTAGTCAAACCCTACCATTCTATTTCAACACCAAGCATCATTGGGGCTTAA